The following are encoded in a window of Desulfopila inferna genomic DNA:
- a CDS encoding DnaJ family domain-containing protein: protein MESLARIAEQRILEAMKTRKLTSEKWKNKPLPLDDDRHVPDDLKMAYKILKNSGYLPPEIEEKKEVQRLEELIAATEDEHERLRQMKKLNVLLMKIDAKRSKPSNIAQQDDYYRRVVERVTINTKPRKE, encoded by the coding sequence ATGGAATCATTGGCACGAATAGCTGAACAGAGAATTCTTGAAGCAATGAAGACACGAAAGCTGACTTCTGAAAAGTGGAAAAACAAGCCATTGCCGCTGGATGATGACCGCCACGTTCCCGATGATCTCAAGATGGCTTACAAGATATTGAAAAACAGCGGATACCTGCCGCCGGAGATCGAGGAAAAGAAGGAAGTACAGCGCCTTGAAGAACTTATAGCCGCGACGGAAGATGAACATGAGAGGCTGCGGCAGATGAAAAAACTCAATGTTCTTCTTATGAAAATAGATGCGAAAAGATCAAAACCTTCCAATATTGCCCAGCAGGATGATTATTACCGCAGGGTTGTCGAGCGGGTCACCATTAATACCAAACCTCGGAAGGAATAG
- a CDS encoding glycosyltransferase N-terminal domain-containing protein — translation MFTLYRFIVALLFYLSLPFLLLLVMITGKHRRGLPQRFGYYPVPVEKSSPGTTVWMHAASVGEVRAAKPIIAELEKQLPDIRIILTTMTVHGRRIALSQLDASIPCYLAPLDVPFITARAIRRIQPDIYICIETELWPVLLDSLARRKVKLYMVNGRISEKSHRKYQRMRWLVGRVLQRFDRMAVISARDRSRYISLGADPRSISVEGNVKYDFFLPPDFNEVEKKYSELLKITDEEVLVAGSTHTGEERLLLDLYSEFAKERSTLFIIAPRHVERIPEIEKELHSRNIKYQLFSSIKSRGELRGEHILLVDTLGELASIYSVAHFVFCGGSLVKKGGHNLMEAAVWNKAVFYGPHIDDFHDAADLLDAGSCGFMVPTIAELNSRIRYYRNHLEDYQTACLQAGRIARAQQGSARRQVHFLLAGKAEKKHQHY, via the coding sequence GTGTTCACTCTATATCGTTTTATTGTAGCTCTGCTCTTTTACCTCAGCTTACCCTTTCTGCTGCTGCTGGTTATGATCACTGGTAAGCATCGCCGGGGATTGCCTCAGCGCTTCGGATATTACCCTGTTCCCGTTGAAAAGAGTTCTCCGGGCACCACAGTCTGGATGCATGCCGCATCGGTGGGAGAAGTCAGGGCAGCCAAACCGATCATAGCGGAGTTGGAAAAGCAGTTGCCGGATATCAGAATCATTCTGACGACAATGACGGTTCATGGCAGGAGAATAGCTCTAAGTCAACTCGATGCATCAATTCCCTGCTATCTGGCTCCTCTTGATGTTCCTTTTATAACCGCAAGAGCGATCCGAAGAATACAGCCGGATATCTATATCTGCATTGAAACCGAGTTGTGGCCTGTGCTTCTTGACTCTCTTGCGCGCCGCAAGGTGAAATTATACATGGTTAATGGGAGGATATCTGAGAAATCACACAGAAAGTATCAGAGAATGAGGTGGCTGGTCGGCCGGGTTTTACAGCGTTTTGACAGGATGGCGGTTATCTCAGCAAGGGATAGATCGAGATACATCTCTCTTGGTGCAGATCCTCGATCCATCTCGGTAGAGGGGAATGTTAAATATGATTTTTTCCTTCCGCCTGATTTCAACGAGGTGGAAAAAAAGTACAGCGAACTACTTAAAATAACGGATGAAGAGGTGCTGGTGGCAGGCTCTACCCATACCGGTGAAGAGAGATTGCTGCTCGATCTGTACAGCGAATTTGCAAAAGAACGCTCCACCCTTTTTATCATTGCACCCAGACATGTGGAGCGTATTCCCGAGATTGAAAAAGAGCTGCACTCAAGAAATATCAAATATCAGCTTTTCAGCAGCATAAAAAGCCGCGGAGAGCTACGCGGGGAGCACATACTGCTTGTCGATACCCTTGGTGAACTGGCATCGATCTACAGCGTGGCCCATTTTGTGTTTTGCGGCGGCAGCCTGGTCAAGAAAGGAGGGCATAACCTCATGGAAGCGGCGGTATGGAACAAGGCGGTTTTTTATGGACCGCATATTGATGATTTTCATGATGCCGCTGACTTACTGGATGCCGGCTCGTGTGGCTTTATGGTGCCTACCATAGCCGAACTCAACAGCAGGATCCGGTATTACCGCAATCATCTTGAGGACTATCAAACCGCCTGTCTGCAGGCAGGCAGAATTGCCCGAGCTCAGCAGGGAAGTGCACGGCGGCAGGTGCATTTTCTTCTTGCCGGAAAAGCTGAGAAAAAACACCAGCATTATTAG
- a CDS encoding peptidylprolyl isomerase has product MADAQLKDGMYAKFDTSKGEIITMLEFEKTPLTVANFVGLAEGTKELGAGPGTSGHKFYDGLTFHRVIPDFMVQAGCPLGTGTGGPGYTFPDEIDPSLKHTGPGILSMANAGPGTNGSQFFITHVATPWLDGKHTVFGHVVAGQDVVNAIEGGDIINSISIIRKGDKAEQFQSDQAAFDFLLDSMDKRARDKELEAQEEARNQISKRWPDAVATPSGLQYVVVEPGSGDATPKKGDSIKAHYTGKLLDGTKFDSSYDRGQPIEFPVGAGRVIKGWDEAFLTMQKGEKRTLIIPSHLGYGPSGRGPIPPNATMVFDVELVDF; this is encoded by the coding sequence ATGGCAGATGCACAACTAAAAGATGGAATGTACGCTAAATTTGACACCTCAAAAGGTGAGATTATAACGATGCTCGAGTTTGAAAAAACCCCCCTTACCGTGGCAAATTTTGTCGGTCTTGCAGAAGGCACCAAGGAACTCGGAGCAGGCCCGGGCACCAGCGGGCATAAATTTTATGACGGCCTTACCTTTCATCGGGTCATTCCTGACTTTATGGTCCAGGCAGGCTGTCCTCTGGGGACGGGAACAGGCGGACCGGGCTATACATTCCCCGATGAAATCGATCCCAGCCTGAAGCATACCGGACCGGGGATCCTGTCCATGGCTAATGCCGGCCCCGGCACCAACGGCAGCCAGTTTTTCATCACCCACGTCGCTACCCCATGGCTTGATGGCAAGCATACCGTTTTTGGTCACGTGGTTGCGGGCCAGGATGTCGTCAACGCCATTGAAGGCGGCGATATAATCAACAGCATCAGCATAATCCGCAAGGGAGACAAGGCCGAACAATTTCAAAGCGACCAGGCTGCATTCGACTTCCTGCTCGATTCCATGGATAAACGTGCCAGGGACAAGGAGCTTGAAGCTCAGGAAGAGGCCCGCAATCAGATCAGCAAACGTTGGCCCGATGCCGTAGCCACACCTTCCGGGTTGCAATATGTCGTGGTTGAGCCTGGTTCAGGTGACGCAACTCCTAAAAAAGGAGATTCGATAAAAGCTCATTATACCGGTAAATTACTGGATGGCACAAAGTTCGATTCGTCTTACGACCGCGGCCAGCCCATAGAGTTTCCAGTAGGTGCCGGCAGAGTTATCAAAGGATGGGACGAGGCTTTCCTGACCATGCAGAAGGGAGAAAAACGAACCCTGATAATTCCTTCGCACCTGGGCTACGGGCCCTCCGGTCGGGGACCTATTCCACCGAATGCCACCATGGTATTTGATGTAGAGTTAGTGGATTTCTAA
- a CDS encoding HDIG domain-containing metalloprotein has protein sequence MSYEQFGMSREEALALVKSRIGNENLVKHCLAAEAVLQAMAAELGEDPDKWGLAGLLHDLDAETQPDLAVHTRETAEILRGKGVDGEIIEAIRLHNPQAHPGEQRTSRFHHALAAGETITGLIIATALVYPDKKLSSVKAKSVRKRIKEKAFARGADRDIIRECEKAGIPLADFCALSLTAMQGIAGELGL, from the coding sequence ATGTCGTATGAGCAATTTGGTATGTCCAGAGAAGAGGCGCTGGCCTTGGTCAAAAGCCGGATCGGCAATGAAAATCTGGTCAAGCATTGCCTTGCCGCCGAGGCTGTTCTACAGGCTATGGCTGCAGAATTGGGTGAGGATCCGGACAAATGGGGGCTCGCCGGGCTGCTCCATGATCTCGATGCGGAGACCCAGCCCGATCTTGCGGTTCATACCAGGGAGACGGCGGAAATTTTACGGGGAAAAGGTGTCGATGGGGAGATTATCGAGGCAATACGCCTGCACAATCCTCAGGCCCATCCGGGAGAACAGCGGACCAGCCGCTTTCATCACGCCCTGGCTGCAGGCGAAACCATCACCGGTCTGATTATTGCCACGGCTCTGGTTTATCCCGACAAAAAACTCTCTTCGGTTAAAGCGAAATCGGTGAGAAAGCGAATCAAGGAAAAGGCCTTTGCCCGCGGTGCCGACCGGGATATTATCAGAGAATGTGAAAAGGCGGGAATTCCTCTCGCCGATTTTTGTGCATTAAGCCTTACGGCGATGCAGGGAATCGCAGGGGAACTTGGGTTGTAA
- the trpS gene encoding tryptophan--tRNA ligase, producing the protein MKILSGIQPSGQLHIGNYFGMMKSMISHMENSELYVFIVDLHAMTSVHDRERLSKGTLEAAADFLALGLDPEKCTFWVQSDVPEVCELSWVLSTLTPMGLLERCHSYKDKVAKGIASNHALFAYPVLMAADILLYQAEQVPVGRDQKQHLEVARDLAQKFNNEYGETFVIPEPAISQETAVVPGLDGQKMSKSYGNTIPIFLEGKPLKKRVMAIETDATPVEEPKDPEKCNLFNIFKLFATPERVREVHSLYVNGGAAYGYIKLELLDLLNDFFGQARQKKKEYMTDPQMLREILARGGVKAREKAAPTLDLVRDRVGLKY; encoded by the coding sequence ATGAAAATTTTATCTGGAATTCAACCATCCGGTCAACTCCACATCGGCAACTATTTCGGTATGATGAAGTCGATGATTTCCCATATGGAAAACTCCGAACTCTATGTGTTTATTGTCGATCTCCATGCAATGACATCCGTGCACGACAGGGAGAGACTCTCTAAGGGTACACTTGAGGCTGCTGCTGATTTCCTGGCCTTGGGACTTGATCCCGAAAAATGTACCTTCTGGGTGCAATCCGATGTGCCGGAGGTCTGTGAGTTGAGCTGGGTTCTGTCAACTTTGACGCCCATGGGATTGCTGGAGCGCTGTCATTCCTATAAGGACAAGGTAGCCAAAGGAATAGCTTCCAACCACGCCCTGTTTGCTTATCCTGTCCTTATGGCTGCAGATATTCTCCTCTATCAGGCGGAGCAGGTTCCAGTAGGCCGGGACCAGAAACAGCATCTCGAAGTGGCGCGCGATCTGGCTCAGAAATTCAATAATGAATACGGTGAGACCTTCGTCATACCTGAACCGGCAATATCCCAGGAAACCGCGGTGGTTCCCGGTCTGGACGGCCAGAAGATGTCAAAATCCTACGGCAATACCATCCCCATCTTCCTGGAAGGCAAGCCTCTGAAAAAACGGGTGATGGCTATCGAAACCGATGCAACGCCCGTGGAAGAGCCCAAGGATCCCGAGAAGTGCAATCTCTTTAATATTTTCAAACTTTTTGCCACTCCTGAGAGAGTGCGGGAAGTGCATAGTCTCTACGTGAACGGCGGTGCGGCTTATGGCTATATTAAGCTTGAACTGCTTGATCTGCTGAATGACTTTTTTGGTCAAGCCAGACAGAAGAAAAAGGAATATATGACCGATCCGCAAATGCTGCGGGAAATTCTCGCCAGAGGCGGTGTCAAAGCCCGGGAAAAAGCAGCCCCCACGCTTGATCTTGTCCGGGACAGAGTCGGGCTGAAGTATTGA
- the dnaK gene encoding molecular chaperone DnaK yields the protein MGKIIGIDLGTTNSCVAIMEGGDPKVIANTEGNRTTPSIVAFSDKGERMVGQVAKRQAVTNPERTLYAIKRLIGRKFVDAEVKKSIEVSPFKIVEGTNGSVSVEVDKKVYRPAEISAMVLGKMKQTAEEYLGEEVTDAVVTVPAYFNDSQRQATKDAGKIAGLNVQRIINEPTAASLAYGLDKKGEEKIAVFDLGGGTFDVSILEIGDGVFEVKSTHGDTFLGGEDFDMRIVNWLADEFKRQQGIDLRTDKMALQRLKEEAEKAKMELSTTKETDINLPFITADATGPKHLNIKLSRAKLESLVEDLVERTVQPCRTALKDAGLSASEVDEVILVGGMTRMPMVQAKVAEIFGKEPNRGVNPDEVVAIGAAIQGGVLQGDVKDVLLLDVTPLSLGIETLGGVTTKLIEKNTTVPTKKSQVFSTAADNQPAVSIHVLQGEREMAENNKTIGRFELADIPPAPRGVPQIEVTFDLDANGILNVSAKDLGTNKEQSIKITASSGLTEEEIEKMTRDAELHADEDKKRKELVETRNQADALVHATQKSLKDLGDKVDDETRSNVEKEIENVKSVLESGDTDKIKAAMESLSTASHKLAELMYAKASKESPEDQGPSGGGAAGGAGGKGKKDDDDVVDADFEEVK from the coding sequence ATGGGCAAAATTATAGGAATTGATCTTGGGACCACAAATTCATGCGTGGCTATCATGGAAGGTGGCGACCCTAAGGTGATCGCCAACACTGAAGGCAATAGAACAACTCCATCTATTGTAGCTTTCTCGGATAAGGGAGAGCGAATGGTTGGGCAGGTCGCCAAACGGCAGGCGGTAACTAACCCTGAGCGTACACTGTATGCTATCAAACGCCTTATTGGTCGAAAATTTGTCGATGCCGAAGTAAAAAAATCCATTGAGGTAAGCCCTTTCAAAATTGTTGAAGGGACAAATGGAAGTGTTTCAGTCGAGGTGGATAAAAAAGTTTACCGGCCTGCTGAGATTTCCGCGATGGTTCTGGGAAAGATGAAGCAGACAGCCGAGGAATACCTTGGCGAAGAGGTAACCGATGCGGTAGTGACCGTACCTGCCTATTTTAATGATTCACAGCGTCAGGCTACCAAAGATGCCGGAAAAATCGCCGGACTGAATGTTCAGCGAATCATCAACGAGCCGACAGCTGCCTCGCTGGCTTACGGCCTGGACAAGAAGGGTGAGGAAAAGATAGCAGTCTTCGATCTCGGCGGTGGTACCTTCGATGTATCCATCCTGGAAATCGGTGATGGTGTGTTCGAGGTGAAATCAACTCATGGTGATACCTTCCTCGGCGGTGAAGACTTCGATATGCGTATCGTGAACTGGCTGGCCGACGAATTCAAACGCCAGCAGGGTATTGATCTGCGCACCGACAAAATGGCACTGCAGCGCTTGAAGGAAGAGGCAGAGAAGGCCAAGATGGAACTCTCCACCACCAAGGAAACCGATATCAATCTGCCGTTTATTACTGCCGATGCCACCGGACCTAAACACCTCAATATAAAATTGAGCCGTGCCAAGCTTGAAAGCCTGGTAGAGGATCTGGTCGAGCGTACCGTTCAGCCCTGCCGCACCGCTTTAAAGGATGCAGGACTTTCTGCCTCCGAGGTGGACGAGGTAATTCTGGTTGGTGGTATGACCAGGATGCCGATGGTACAGGCAAAGGTCGCTGAGATTTTTGGCAAGGAGCCCAATCGTGGAGTTAATCCGGATGAGGTGGTTGCCATCGGTGCGGCTATCCAGGGCGGCGTTCTCCAGGGTGATGTAAAGGATGTGCTTCTTCTTGATGTAACTCCTCTCTCTCTGGGGATCGAGACCTTGGGCGGCGTCACCACTAAACTGATTGAGAAGAATACCACTGTACCAACCAAAAAGAGCCAGGTGTTCTCTACTGCCGCAGATAATCAGCCGGCGGTTTCCATCCATGTCCTCCAGGGTGAGAGGGAGATGGCCGAAAACAACAAGACCATCGGTCGATTTGAACTGGCCGACATTCCTCCTGCCCCGCGTGGAGTTCCACAGATTGAGGTGACTTTTGATCTCGATGCCAACGGCATCTTGAATGTATCCGCCAAGGATCTTGGCACCAACAAGGAACAATCCATCAAGATTACAGCATCTTCAGGACTGACGGAGGAAGAGATCGAGAAGATGACCAGGGATGCCGAGTTGCATGCCGATGAAGACAAGAAGCGTAAAGAGCTTGTCGAGACGCGCAATCAGGCGGATGCTCTTGTGCATGCCACCCAGAAGAGTTTGAAGGATCTGGGCGATAAAGTGGATGATGAGACCCGTTCAAATGTTGAGAAAGAGATTGAAAATGTTAAAAGTGTTCTGGAATCCGGTGACACTGATAAAATCAAGGCGGCAATGGAATCATTGAGCACAGCTTCTCATAAACTGGCCGAGCTCATGTATGCCAAGGCTTCAAAAGAGAGCCCCGAGGATCAAGGTCCTTCAGGAGGTGGAGCTGCAGGTGGAGCCGGTGGAAAAGGCAAGAAGGATGATGACGATGTCGTCGATGCCGACTTTGAAGAAGTGAAATAG
- a CDS encoding nucleotide exchange factor GrpE, with product MSKKEQNENIPEEEMGAENSPKTPAEGEETVTNGGAEASGDAEKRLEEQFAAAQEEVADLTDKLLRLAADFENYKKRSERERATTMKYAGEHIFREFLPVVDNLERAVSQGVAEDADAETKLAGLLEGVELTLKSVHATLRKFEVEPIKSVGEPFDPNKEEALTMEPSDTIPANHVVTEFEKGYFYKDRLLRAAKVTVSSGKAES from the coding sequence GTGAGCAAAAAAGAGCAAAATGAGAATATTCCCGAAGAGGAGATGGGAGCGGAAAATTCGCCAAAAACTCCTGCAGAGGGTGAAGAAACGGTCACAAATGGAGGCGCTGAAGCCTCCGGGGATGCAGAGAAGCGTCTTGAAGAACAGTTTGCCGCGGCCCAGGAAGAGGTTGCAGACCTTACCGATAAACTTCTGCGGCTGGCCGCCGACTTTGAAAATTACAAAAAACGCAGTGAGAGAGAGCGCGCCACAACGATGAAGTATGCCGGAGAGCATATTTTTCGTGAGTTTCTTCCCGTTGTAGACAACCTCGAGCGAGCTGTCAGTCAGGGTGTTGCTGAAGATGCCGACGCTGAAACAAAACTTGCCGGATTACTGGAAGGCGTCGAGCTGACTTTAAAAAGCGTTCATGCAACCTTGAGGAAATTTGAAGTAGAGCCAATCAAAAGCGTCGGTGAACCCTTTGATCCCAACAAAGAAGAAGCGTTGACCATGGAGCCGAGCGATACTATTCCTGCCAATCACGTGGTCACTGAGTTTGAAAAGGGATATTTCTACAAGGATCGTCTGTTGCGTGCGGCAAAGGTGACCGTTTCCTCCGGGAAAGCAGAGAGTTGA
- the ltaE gene encoding low-specificity L-threonine aldolase, with protein MKTLDMRSDTVTRPTPEMSAAMYDAAVGDDVYGEDPTTNRLEKLAAEIVGKEAALFCPSGTQSNLTALLTHCRRGDEYIVGQQAHTYKYEGGGAAVLGSIQPQPLPFLENGCLDLEEVEKNIKDDDFHFARTRLLCLENTQGGLALPLDYLDDCNAFAAQHGLRLHLDGARLFNAARKWDVPAERIAQCFDSVSICLSKGLGAPVGSLLCGDRSFIDEARRWRKVLGGGMRQSGYMAAAGIYALENNIFRLSEDQHNAEALARGLSGIDELDVRYHDTQTNMVFITLPENSLAGLHVYLRQRGIIIARGTQVRLVTHLEIDRKDIDFIVSTFSEYYSKAH; from the coding sequence ATGAAAACACTGGATATGAGAAGCGACACGGTAACACGCCCTACTCCCGAAATGTCTGCGGCCATGTACGATGCCGCGGTGGGTGATGATGTTTACGGTGAAGATCCCACTACCAACAGACTGGAGAAGCTTGCTGCTGAAATAGTTGGAAAAGAAGCTGCGCTTTTCTGTCCATCGGGGACCCAATCAAATCTCACAGCTCTGCTGACACACTGCCGCAGAGGAGATGAATATATCGTCGGCCAGCAGGCCCACACCTATAAGTATGAAGGTGGAGGAGCAGCGGTTCTCGGGAGCATTCAACCACAGCCTTTGCCATTTCTTGAAAACGGCTGTCTCGATCTCGAAGAGGTGGAGAAGAATATCAAGGATGATGATTTCCATTTTGCCCGCACCCGCCTCCTCTGTCTGGAAAACACCCAGGGAGGACTGGCGCTGCCGCTTGATTACCTGGATGACTGCAATGCTTTTGCGGCACAACACGGGCTCCGTCTTCATCTTGACGGAGCACGTCTTTTCAATGCCGCCCGGAAATGGGATGTTCCCGCCGAACGGATTGCTCAATGCTTTGATTCCGTCTCCATATGTCTCTCCAAGGGGCTTGGAGCTCCCGTGGGCTCGCTGCTCTGCGGCGACCGAAGTTTTATCGACGAAGCCAGGAGGTGGCGTAAGGTTTTAGGCGGCGGGATGCGGCAATCGGGCTACATGGCCGCCGCAGGTATTTATGCTCTTGAAAATAATATTTTCCGACTCAGTGAAGATCAGCACAATGCCGAAGCACTGGCAAGGGGTTTGAGCGGTATTGACGAGCTTGATGTTCGATATCATGATACCCAGACCAATATGGTTTTTATTACCCTGCCGGAGAATTCTCTTGCCGGACTCCATGTATACCTCAGGCAGCGGGGAATCATCATTGCCCGGGGCACACAGGTCAGGCTGGTCACTCATCTGGAAATCGACAGAAAGGATATCGACTTCATAGTCTCGACCTTCAGCGAATATTACTCCAAAGCGCATTGA
- a CDS encoding sigma 54-interacting transcriptional regulator, whose protein sequence is MVKKRSQVTILVVDDEQVHRFMLCSMFKEWGWKCVEADDGSTAVEAVRHNIYDAVLMDVRMAKMDGREAFSRIQELRPELPVIIMTAYSSVNDAVEAIQHGAHDYLTKPLDFDRLRLALERALDHQQVESRKQGNTTNEKQLETDIIGSSAPMKELLEMIGYVAPTEATVLIAGESGTGKELVAESLHVNSTRSSGPFVKVNCAALVETLLESELFGHEKGAFSGADRRREGKFVQADGGTLFLDEIGETSQAMQVKLLRVLQEQELQRIGGEETITVDVRVIAATNRNLEEEVAAGAFREDLYYRLNVVMLTVPPLREREEDIPALVEHFVEKFAQKNRRTVDMITPECLKLLRKYPWPGNVRELENAIERGVILMRGDQLTEKSLPLSIQKYRDNGNGPPLESELPTSLYEAEKMIILQTLEETEGNKSEAARRLGISRKTLQNKLQKYDES, encoded by the coding sequence GTGGTCAAAAAGAGAAGTCAGGTAACGATACTCGTTGTTGATGATGAGCAGGTCCATCGCTTCATGCTCTGCTCTATGTTCAAGGAGTGGGGCTGGAAGTGTGTCGAAGCCGATGACGGCAGCACAGCCGTGGAAGCTGTCCGCCATAATATATATGATGCCGTGCTCATGGATGTACGTATGGCAAAGATGGACGGCAGGGAGGCCTTTTCGCGAATCCAGGAGCTGCGACCGGAACTGCCGGTGATCATCATGACAGCCTACTCCTCGGTAAATGATGCGGTTGAAGCGATTCAGCACGGTGCTCATGACTACCTGACTAAACCACTTGATTTTGACAGACTGCGGCTGGCCCTGGAGCGAGCCCTGGACCACCAGCAGGTGGAGAGCAGGAAACAGGGAAACACCACGAATGAAAAGCAGCTGGAGACCGATATTATCGGCTCCTCCGCTCCGATGAAGGAACTTCTCGAAATGATAGGCTATGTTGCCCCTACCGAAGCAACCGTCCTCATTGCGGGCGAGTCTGGAACAGGCAAGGAGCTGGTGGCGGAGTCGCTTCATGTCAACAGCACCCGCAGCAGCGGTCCTTTTGTCAAAGTAAATTGCGCCGCTCTGGTGGAAACCCTGTTGGAATCAGAGCTCTTCGGCCACGAGAAGGGGGCATTTTCCGGGGCGGACAGGCGCAGGGAAGGCAAATTCGTGCAGGCCGACGGCGGCACTCTCTTCCTCGATGAAATCGGAGAGACCAGCCAGGCGATGCAGGTGAAGCTCCTCCGAGTTCTTCAGGAACAGGAACTGCAGCGGATTGGCGGTGAAGAAACAATTACCGTTGATGTGCGGGTAATCGCCGCCACCAACCGCAATCTTGAAGAAGAGGTTGCTGCCGGCGCTTTTCGTGAAGATCTGTATTACCGGCTCAATGTGGTAATGCTCACTGTTCCGCCTCTGCGGGAGAGAGAAGAGGATATTCCTGCTCTGGTTGAACATTTCGTTGAGAAATTTGCCCAGAAAAACAGACGCACTGTCGACATGATAACCCCGGAGTGTCTGAAGCTTCTCCGCAAGTATCCCTGGCCCGGCAATGTCCGGGAGCTGGAAAACGCCATCGAACGCGGAGTGATCCTCATGCGCGGTGATCAACTCACCGAGAAAAGCCTGCCGCTCTCTATTCAGAAATATAGGGACAACGGCAACGGGCCTCCCCTGGAGAGCGAACTGCCCACCTCCCTTTATGAAGCGGAAAAAATGATCATCCTGCAGACCCTGGAGGAGACTGAGGGGAATAAAAGCGAAGCTGCCCGGCGGCTTGGTATCAGCCGTAAAACCCTGCAGAATAAACTGCAGAAATATGATGAGTCCTGA
- a CDS encoding cyclic nucleotide-binding domain-containing protein, with the protein MVPSTANSSDSEDKGILIKKLFDEIEAAAKSRDFKSAEALREKLLETDATALTEIIKSAEIIEQEKAAGIDKDHLAIWDSLYSTLTQEEKNGLFYSMKRVVVPPKKIILSHGAYNTRLFFIDQGKVTIIFPRKGKNTVLAQLGKGNILGEYSFTSISLCSATAVSHTEVVLYCLENSATDSWHEELPGLYEKIIDFCIKHGSLEDISRWKSMEKRNKPRYPLSGPLKGSLLDKEGNKTETYFRGMLTDISVEGCAFEIKLSKKATARALLARHLLLQVTFEVNDSPVEFEMVGKVVKVTFFMHNDYCIHIMFDKSLKKATLGEILSKKRGKTGR; encoded by the coding sequence ATGGTCCCTTCTACAGCGAATTCTTCCGATAGCGAAGATAAGGGTATCCTTATTAAAAAATTGTTCGATGAAATCGAGGCTGCTGCAAAATCAAGGGATTTCAAGAGCGCCGAAGCCTTGCGGGAGAAACTGCTGGAAACAGACGCTACAGCATTGACTGAAATTATAAAATCGGCGGAAATAATCGAACAGGAAAAGGCTGCAGGTATCGATAAGGATCATTTGGCGATCTGGGACAGCCTTTATTCAACCCTGACGCAGGAGGAGAAAAACGGCCTGTTTTATTCCATGAAGAGGGTGGTGGTTCCGCCAAAAAAAATCATCCTCTCCCATGGAGCTTATAATACCCGCCTGTTCTTCATAGATCAGGGCAAGGTGACCATCATCTTTCCCCGTAAAGGGAAAAATACCGTCCTCGCCCAGCTTGGCAAAGGCAACATTCTTGGCGAATACAGTTTTACCTCAATTTCACTGTGTTCGGCAACTGCGGTCAGTCATACCGAAGTCGTGCTGTACTGTCTGGAGAATTCGGCAACAGACAGTTGGCATGAAGAGTTACCCGGACTCTATGAAAAAATAATCGACTTTTGTATAAAACACGGCAGCCTTGAAGATATTTCCCGCTGGAAATCAATGGAGAAAAGAAACAAACCACGCTATCCCTTGAGCGGTCCTCTGAAGGGATCGCTGCTTGACAAAGAGGGGAATAAAACAGAGACCTATTTTCGCGGTATGCTAACGGATATTTCCGTAGAAGGCTGTGCCTTCGAGATCAAACTGTCCAAAAAGGCCACGGCAAGGGCTCTGCTGGCGCGGCACCTGCTCCTTCAGGTTACTTTTGAAGTGAATGACAGTCCCGTGGAATTTGAGATGGTCGGGAAAGTCGTTAAAGTCACATTTTTCATGCATAACGATTACTGTATTCATATAATGTTCGATAAGTCCCTGAAAAAAGCCACTCTTGGGGAGATACTCTCCAAAAAGAGAGGGAAAACTGGACGGTAA
- a CDS encoding carboxymuconolactone decarboxylase family protein, which produces MTTEHRVPSKHFNELVKQYPAVFEAHEKLGTEIRSAGPLDEKTLQLLQLAAAGAIGSEGAVHSHTRRALAAGVSVEEIYHANLALISTIGFPSAMAAISWSRDIIEK; this is translated from the coding sequence ATGACTACGGAACACAGAGTACCGAGCAAGCACTTTAATGAATTGGTGAAACAATACCCTGCTGTTTTTGAGGCTCATGAAAAATTGGGAACCGAGATACGCAGTGCAGGTCCGCTCGACGAAAAAACGCTGCAGCTCCTTCAACTGGCAGCTGCGGGTGCAATAGGTTCCGAGGGAGCCGTGCATTCCCATACACGTAGAGCCCTGGCGGCAGGAGTCTCTGTTGAAGAGATTTATCACGCGAATCTTGCCCTTATCTCTACTATCGGTTTTCCCAGTGCAATGGCGGCTATATCCTGGAGCAGGGATATTATAGAAAAATAA